A region from the Triticum aestivum cultivar Chinese Spring chromosome 3D, IWGSC CS RefSeq v2.1, whole genome shotgun sequence genome encodes:
- the LOC123075830 gene encoding uncharacterized protein — MLGRNRRGRGRGRGRGRAGAEADPPGVGVEEVTTQLVFEQNRPICAPLQQQLSDVPVLKFNLGAEILEVEYHRVITEINKRASKIAPGLYMNKPITPIQNPQNCPKPYNYDDRTKWGHSYYTVEMRFHRKCPHPFRGVRIQIIFRDYDGYMLGYGRRMNGHWTNWYYCSKKEFPIPFFIQEGAIKLPFREDYVMKPLIGGAATFMNIFKQFARYPEMGNSQELLEAFLSAVVVLSEARRIIWVFREVKNRIRRNEAPSDLDCKVPGKELPTGLAWTSIGDWTMDSKQVLGSAFKGEYTPRTGQKFAETVVPVKTFGQLISQDEESGHLSLLMRVENIAAPEGGWVLTRLKMKVNNPGLRVIDPGFPDDPELSDDE; from the exons ATGCTGGGTCGGAATCGGAGGGGTAGGGGGAGGGGAAGGGGTAGGGGAAGAGCCGGGGCGGAAGCGGATCCGCCGGGCGTCGGCGTCGAGGAGGTGACCACGCAGCTCGTGTTCGAGCAAAACAGGCCCATTTGCGCGCCTCTGCAGCAACAACTTAGT GATGTCCCCGTACTCAAATTTAACCTGGGAGCAGAAATTTTGGAAGTTGAATACCATAGGGTCATCACAGAGATTAACAAGAGAGCTAGCAAAATAGCCCCTGGGCTGTACATGAACAAACCAATAACACCCATCCAAAATCCACAAAACTGTCCAAAGCCCTATAACTATGATGATCGAACCAAGTGGGGACATAGCTACTATACCGTTGAGATGAGGTTCCACCGCAAATGTCCGCATCCATTTCGTGGAGTGAGGATTCAGATCATCTTTAGGGACTATGATGGTTATATGCTGGGGTATGGGAGGCGTATGAATGGACACTGGACCAACTGGTACTACTGCAGCAAGAAAGAGTTCCCAATCCCTTTCTTTATTCAAGAAGGCGCGATAAAACTACCATTCCGAGAAGACTATGTCATGAA GCCTCTTATTGGTGGAGCTGCAACGTTTATGAATATCTTTAAACAATTTGCACGATACCCGGAAATGGGAAACTCACAAGAGCTATTAGAGGCGTTTCTCTCCGCTGTGGTGGTTCTGTCAGAGGCAAGGCGCATCATTTGGGTATTTAGGGAAGTGAAGAATCGGATCCGACGAAATGAAGCACCATCAGATCTTGACTGTAAGGTCCCTGGAAAGGAACTCCCCACTGGATTGGCTTGGACCTCAATTGGAGACTGGACCATGGACAGTAAACAGGTTTTAGGTTCTGCGTTCAAGGGAGAATATACGCCACGTACCGGTCAAAAATTCGCGGAAACTGTGGTACCTGTCAAGACGTTTGGGCAACTTATCTCACAAGATGAAGAATCTGGACACCTAAGCCTACTGATGCGCGTGGAGAATATAGCAGCTCCGGAGGGTGGGTGGGTGCTCACAAGGTTGAAGATGAAGGTGAATAATCCTGGACTTCGAGTCATTGACCCAGGATTCCCTGACGATCCAGAATTATCTGATGATGAGTGA